A single genomic interval of Balaenoptera musculus isolate JJ_BM4_2016_0621 chromosome 14, mBalMus1.pri.v3, whole genome shotgun sequence harbors:
- the CBLN2 gene encoding cerebellin-2 has product MPAPGRGPRGPPLTMPGRRGALREPAACGSGLGAALALLLLLLPAGCPVRAQNDTEPIVLEGKCLVVCDSSPSADGAVTSSLGISVRSGSAKVAFSATRSTNHEPSEMSNRTMTIYFDQVLVNIGNHFDLASSIFVAPRKGIYSFSFHVVKVYNRQTIQVSLMQNGYPVISAFAGDQDVTREAASNGVLLLMEREDKVHLKLERGNLMGGWKYSTFSGFLVFPL; this is encoded by the exons ATGCCGGCGCCCGGCCGGGGCCCCCGCGGGCCGCCGCTGACCATGCCCGGGCGCCGGGGGGCGCTGCGCGAGCCGGCCGCCTGCGGCTCCGGCCTGGGGGCGGCGctggccctgctgctgctgctgctgcccgcCGGCTGCCCGGTGCGGGCTCAGAATGACACGGAGCCCATCGTGCTGGAGGGCAAGTGCCTGGTGGTGTGCGACTCCAGCCCGTCGGCGGACGGCGCCGTCACCTCCTCCCTGGGCATCTCCGTGCGCTCCGGCAGCGCCAAGGTGGCCTTCTCCGCCACGCGGAGCACCAACCACGAGCCGTCCGAGATGAGCAACCGCACCATGACCATCTACTTCGACCAG GTCTTAGTAAACATTGGCAACCATTTCGATCTCGCCTCCAGTATATTTGTAGCCCCGAGAAAAGGGATTTATAGCTTCAGCTTCCACGTGGTCAAAGTGTACAACAGACAAACCATCCAG GTCAGTTTAATGCAGAACGGCTACCCGGTGATCTCCGCCTTCGCAGGGGACCAGGACGTCACCAGAGAAGCTGCCAGCAATGGTGTCCTGCTGCTGATGGAAAGAGAGGACAAAGTCCACCTCAAACTGGAGAGGGGCAACCTCATGGGAGGCTGGAAGTACTCCACGTTCTCGGGCTTCTTGGTTTTCCCTCTATGA